The following proteins come from a genomic window of Halomarina ordinaria:
- a CDS encoding ABC transporter permease, whose protein sequence is MDLRQAARISWQSIRGHKLRSSLTTLGVVIGVAAVITFVTLGGGLEQSIIGDVGGGGAASVNVWATEDENGPPGAGAQPVFTERDVESLRSVEGVESVVPRSVVPLSAVEASGETVAQSQATAVTPAYFDDEDIAEGRAFEDGQREVVVNPAAASLFEENVTVGDRVNLSLGDGRTVNATVVGVLASSQGLGAFDGLDASPRVYVPPDPFYSATVTSPTTGEHLRVYPTLVVEAERPEEAEAVGDRVVEALEEDSDAAQLAPDDYEFAAQTNEQLLDQLRDILDTLTDFIVGVAVISLVVGSIGIANIMLVSVTERTREIGIMKAVGAQNRDILQLFLLEAVVLGVVGAVLGTVLGVVAGYVATVFVDIPFVFPWTWTAIAVVVGILVGVLAGLYPAWNASRTDPIDALRYE, encoded by the coding sequence GTGGACCTCCGGCAGGCCGCGCGCATCAGCTGGCAGTCCATCCGCGGGCACAAACTCCGCTCCTCGCTCACCACGCTCGGCGTCGTCATCGGCGTCGCGGCCGTCATCACGTTCGTCACGCTCGGCGGCGGCCTCGAACAGAGCATCATCGGCGACGTCGGCGGGGGCGGCGCCGCGAGCGTCAACGTCTGGGCGACCGAGGACGAGAACGGCCCGCCCGGCGCCGGCGCTCAGCCGGTGTTCACCGAACGCGACGTGGAGAGCCTGCGGTCGGTCGAGGGCGTCGAGAGCGTCGTCCCCCGGAGCGTCGTCCCGCTCTCGGCCGTCGAGGCGAGTGGCGAGACGGTCGCACAGAGTCAGGCGACGGCCGTCACGCCCGCCTACTTCGACGACGAGGACATCGCGGAGGGGCGGGCCTTCGAGGACGGCCAGCGCGAGGTGGTGGTGAACCCCGCCGCCGCGAGCCTCTTCGAGGAGAACGTCACCGTCGGCGACCGGGTGAACCTCTCGCTCGGCGACGGCCGGACGGTGAACGCGACGGTCGTCGGCGTCCTCGCCTCCTCGCAGGGACTGGGCGCCTTCGACGGCCTCGACGCGTCCCCGCGGGTGTACGTCCCGCCGGACCCGTTCTACTCGGCGACCGTGACGAGTCCGACGACCGGCGAGCACCTCCGGGTCTACCCCACGCTGGTCGTCGAAGCCGAGCGCCCCGAGGAGGCCGAGGCCGTCGGTGACCGGGTCGTCGAGGCGCTGGAGGAGGACTCCGACGCCGCCCAGCTCGCGCCCGACGACTACGAGTTCGCCGCCCAGACCAACGAGCAACTGCTCGACCAGTTGCGGGACATCCTCGACACGCTCACGGACTTCATCGTCGGCGTGGCGGTCATCTCGCTGGTCGTCGGCTCCATCGGCATCGCCAACATCATGCTCGTGAGCGTCACCGAGCGCACCCGCGAGATAGGCATCATGAAGGCCGTGGGGGCACAGAACCGCGATATCCTCCAGCTGTTCCTGCTGGAGGCGGTCGTCCTCGGCGTCGTCGGGGCGGTGCTCGGTACCGTCCTCGGCGTCGTCGCCGGTTACGTCGCGACGGTGTTCGTCGATATCCCGTTCGTCTTCCCGTGGACGTGGACCGCCATCGCCGTCGTCGTGGGCATCCTCGTCGGCGTCCTCGCCGGCCTCTATCCGGCGTGGAACGCCTCGCGCACCGACCCCATCGACGCGCTCCGGTACGAGTGA
- a CDS encoding ABC transporter ATP-binding protein has protein sequence MATAQQSTVEPAVSLADVRKVYRRGEPVYALDGVSLEVPRGSYLAVMGPSGSGKSTLMNLIGCLDTPTEGTVRVGGRSVADLSGRERTALRGREIGFVFQTFNLMPKLTALENVSLPMTFQGVDREERTARARDLLARVDLADRADHRPSELSGGQRQRVAIARALANDPSILLADEPTGNLDSETGATILDRFDDLNDEGNTVLMVTHERSVAERADRIVHLLDGEIERIEHLDGVA, from the coding sequence ATGGCTACGGCCCAGCAATCGACCGTCGAGCCGGCCGTCTCGCTCGCCGACGTGCGGAAGGTCTACCGTCGCGGCGAACCGGTGTACGCGCTCGACGGCGTCTCGCTCGAGGTCCCTCGTGGCTCGTACCTCGCCGTCATGGGACCGAGCGGGTCGGGCAAGAGCACGCTCATGAACCTCATCGGCTGTCTCGACACGCCCACCGAGGGCACCGTCCGGGTCGGCGGCCGCTCGGTGGCCGACCTCTCCGGCCGCGAGCGGACCGCCCTCCGCGGCCGTGAGATCGGCTTCGTCTTCCAGACGTTCAACCTCATGCCGAAGCTCACGGCGCTCGAAAACGTCTCGCTCCCGATGACCTTCCAGGGGGTCGACCGCGAAGAGCGAACCGCCCGCGCGCGCGACCTCCTCGCGCGCGTCGACCTGGCGGACCGCGCCGACCACCGCCCGAGCGAACTCTCGGGCGGCCAGCGCCAGCGCGTCGCCATCGCCCGCGCGCTGGCGAACGACCCCTCCATCCTGCTGGCGGACGAGCCGACAGGGAACCTCGACAGCGAGACGGGCGCGACCATCCTCGACCGGTTCGACGACCTCAACGACGAGGGGAACACCGTCCTCATGGTCACCCACGAGCGGTCGGTCGCCGAACGCGCCGACCGCATCGTCCACCTCCTCGACGGCGAGATAGAGCGCATCGAGCACCTCGACGGGGTGGCCTGA
- the folP gene encoding dihydropteroate synthase, with the protein MEFYEAASFLFDLRRYPSRAGLDAPRALLAALDDPQADLDCIQIAGSNGKGSTARMTERVLREAGLDVGLYTSPHLSDVRERVRINGRKVTKGAVVAFVEAAHDHVLDAAGRGDCPTFFETMTALALWEFARQDVDVAVLEVGIGGRYDATSVVSPMASAVTSVSLEHTDLLGDTVEAIARDKAQVAPDDGPLVTGASGAALATIEEVADRVVTVGEEGSDVVARYEGREALEGRVSLAGDGWSVDARLPQLGAHQAANAGIAAALARSVAAVSERSLARGLQNAHWPGRFEVMSREPLTVLDGAHNPGGCATVAATLEEFDYDDLHLVFGAMADKDHVEMVTALPDAAHVYTCRPDTDRAESPSVLARTFAERAGVVHESGNVPGALDAALDAAGPDDCVLVAGSLYTVAEARERWTRVEFPKHVRDLEGARATLADADVTEPGVWRMRGKGVHRVLKTRVRPRQARYLKEEMLSLDGECAVSGLSSQDREPVDVVLMGTLAQHKRLCANLDGQPYGLTQLARSLRETLGFDAGGDDPDYPWEERPCVMGILNVTPDSFHDGGEYDTVEAAVARAESMVEAGADIVDVGGESTRPGATPVPVEEECDRVVPVVERLAPLDVLVSVDTRKAAVARAALEAGADVLNDVSGLEDPEMRHVAAEYDAPIVVMHSVEAPVDPETDVEYDDVVEDVVDALAERVLLAEKAGLDRSQILVDPGLGFAKSRHENFELLGRIDEFHALGCPVLVGHSHKSMFDLLGCTPDERLAPTVAGTAIAAERGADVIRVHDVPENVAAVRAHLAATDPDRF; encoded by the coding sequence ATGGAGTTCTACGAGGCGGCGTCGTTTCTCTTCGACCTTCGCCGCTACCCCTCTCGGGCAGGACTCGACGCACCTCGCGCGCTGCTCGCCGCGCTCGACGACCCGCAGGCGGACCTCGACTGCATCCAGATAGCGGGGTCGAACGGGAAGGGGAGCACGGCGCGCATGACCGAGCGGGTCCTCCGCGAGGCCGGTCTCGACGTCGGACTGTACACCTCGCCGCACCTCTCGGACGTCCGCGAGCGAGTCCGAATCAACGGCCGGAAGGTGACGAAGGGGGCGGTCGTCGCGTTCGTCGAGGCGGCGCACGACCACGTCCTCGACGCCGCCGGCCGCGGCGACTGTCCCACCTTCTTCGAGACGATGACCGCCCTCGCGCTGTGGGAGTTCGCCCGTCAGGACGTCGACGTGGCGGTGCTGGAGGTGGGTATCGGCGGGCGCTACGACGCGACGAGCGTCGTCTCGCCGATGGCGAGCGCGGTGACGAGTGTCTCGCTCGAACACACCGACCTGCTCGGCGACACCGTCGAGGCAATCGCCCGCGACAAGGCGCAGGTCGCCCCCGACGACGGCCCCCTCGTCACCGGCGCGTCCGGGGCGGCCCTCGCCACCATCGAGGAGGTCGCCGACCGCGTGGTCACCGTCGGCGAGGAGGGGTCGGACGTCGTCGCGCGCTACGAGGGTCGCGAGGCGCTGGAGGGGCGCGTCTCGCTCGCGGGCGACGGCTGGTCGGTGGACGCGCGGCTGCCGCAACTCGGTGCGCATCAGGCGGCCAACGCGGGAATCGCCGCCGCCCTCGCACGGTCGGTCGCCGCCGTGTCCGAGCGCTCGCTCGCCCGCGGCCTGCAGAACGCCCACTGGCCGGGACGCTTCGAGGTCATGTCGCGCGAGCCGTTGACGGTCCTCGACGGCGCGCACAACCCCGGCGGCTGTGCGACGGTCGCCGCCACGCTCGAGGAGTTCGACTACGACGACCTTCACCTCGTCTTCGGCGCGATGGCCGACAAGGACCACGTCGAGATGGTCACCGCCCTTCCCGATGCGGCGCACGTCTACACCTGCCGACCGGACACCGACCGCGCGGAGTCGCCGTCGGTGCTCGCGCGGACGTTCGCCGAGCGCGCCGGCGTCGTCCACGAGTCGGGTAACGTCCCCGGTGCACTCGACGCGGCGCTCGACGCGGCCGGGCCGGACGACTGCGTCCTCGTCGCGGGGTCGCTCTACACCGTCGCGGAGGCGCGCGAGCGCTGGACGCGCGTCGAGTTCCCGAAACACGTCCGCGACCTCGAGGGGGCACGCGCGACGCTCGCCGACGCGGACGTCACCGAACCGGGTGTCTGGCGGATGCGCGGCAAGGGCGTCCACCGGGTGCTCAAGACGCGCGTCCGACCCCGGCAGGCCCGGTACCTCAAGGAGGAGATGTTGAGTCTCGACGGGGAGTGCGCCGTCTCGGGGCTCTCCTCGCAGGACCGCGAACCGGTCGACGTCGTTCTGATGGGGACGCTCGCCCAGCACAAACGCCTCTGTGCGAACCTCGACGGCCAGCCCTACGGGTTGACGCAACTCGCCCGCTCGCTGCGCGAGACGCTGGGCTTCGACGCCGGTGGCGACGACCCCGACTACCCCTGGGAGGAACGCCCCTGCGTGATGGGCATCCTCAACGTGACGCCCGACTCGTTCCACGACGGCGGCGAGTACGACACGGTCGAGGCGGCCGTCGCACGCGCGGAGTCGATGGTCGAGGCGGGCGCCGACATCGTCGACGTGGGCGGGGAGTCGACGCGCCCCGGCGCGACGCCGGTCCCCGTCGAGGAGGAGTGCGACCGGGTCGTCCCGGTGGTCGAACGCCTCGCCCCCCTCGACGTGCTCGTGTCGGTCGACACCCGGAAGGCGGCCGTCGCCCGCGCCGCGCTGGAGGCGGGCGCGGACGTCCTCAACGACGTCTCGGGGCTCGAAGACCCCGAGATGCGCCACGTCGCCGCCGAGTACGACGCCCCCATCGTCGTGATGCACAGCGTCGAGGCGCCGGTCGACCCGGAGACGGACGTGGAGTACGACGACGTCGTCGAGGACGTCGTCGACGCGCTGGCCGAGCGCGTCCTCCTGGCGGAGAAGGCGGGCCTCGACCGCTCGCAGATACTCGTCGACCCTGGCCTCGGGTTCGCGAAGTCGCGCCACGAGAACTTCGAACTGCTCGGCCGCATCGACGAGTTCCACGCCCTCGGCTGTCCCGTCCTCGTCGGCCACTCCCACAAGTCGATGTTCGACCTCCTCGGCTGCACCCCCGACGAGCGCCTCGCGCCGACGGTCGCCGGGACGGCCATCGCCGCCGAACGCGGCGCCGACGTCATCCGCGTCCACGACGTCCCCGAGAACGTCGCCGCCGTCCGCGCCCACCTCGCCGCGACGGACCCCGACCGCTTCTGA
- the purH gene encoding bifunctional phosphoribosylaminoimidazolecarboxamide formyltransferase/IMP cyclohydrolase, whose protein sequence is MKLAGMAGNRGRNLLNIADRAPGGASLSVVLSNRADAPVLDAAAARDIPTEVVERGADESRESHEERLLDALADYDVDLVCLDGYMRVLTGTFLDQAPRALNVHPSLLPSFPGASAHEEVLDAGARVTGCTVHVVTEDVDAGPVVAQESVPVYEDDTPATLKQRVLHEAEFRAYPRAVAAFAEGRVEVTDGEVRVAGDEGADAALPPRRLVSDERLATLRYGENPHQDAAVYVDPTCEEASVVGAPQLNEGAKGLSYNNYNDADGALDLVKEFDEPAAAVIKHTNPAGCATADTLAEAYDRALATDPMSAFGGIVALNRECDAATAEGIVDSFKEVVVAPSYTEEALSVLRAKENLRVLAVGALDDATERFVEKHVTGGRLVQERDLATVSVEDLEVVTEREPTAEEVRAMVFGWRVVKHVKSNGVVFARDTETVGVGMGQVSRVDAVRLAGMKSEEHAEGKDAQGAVMASDAFFPFPDGVETAAEYGVEAVVQPGGSVNDDDVVAACDDLGIAMAFTGQRCFKHD, encoded by the coding sequence ATGAAGCTAGCCGGGATGGCGGGCAACCGCGGGCGCAACCTGCTGAACATCGCCGACCGCGCGCCGGGCGGCGCGTCGCTGTCGGTGGTGCTGTCGAACCGGGCGGACGCGCCGGTCCTCGACGCGGCCGCGGCGCGCGACATCCCCACCGAGGTCGTCGAGCGCGGCGCCGACGAGTCGCGCGAGTCCCACGAGGAACGACTCCTCGACGCGCTCGCCGACTACGACGTCGACCTGGTCTGTCTCGACGGCTACATGCGCGTGTTGACCGGGACGTTCCTCGACCAGGCACCGCGGGCGCTCAACGTCCACCCCTCCCTCCTCCCCTCGTTCCCGGGCGCCAGCGCCCACGAGGAGGTCCTCGACGCGGGTGCACGCGTCACCGGCTGTACCGTCCACGTCGTCACCGAGGACGTCGACGCTGGCCCGGTCGTCGCCCAGGAGTCGGTCCCGGTGTACGAGGACGACACGCCGGCGACGCTCAAGCAGCGAGTCCTCCACGAGGCGGAGTTCCGCGCCTACCCGCGCGCCGTCGCCGCGTTCGCCGAGGGCCGCGTCGAGGTGACCGACGGTGAGGTCCGCGTCGCGGGCGACGAGGGCGCCGACGCCGCGCTTCCCCCCCGTCGGCTCGTGAGCGACGAGCGCCTCGCGACCCTGCGCTACGGCGAGAACCCCCACCAGGACGCCGCCGTGTACGTCGACCCGACGTGCGAGGAGGCGAGCGTCGTCGGCGCTCCCCAGTTGAACGAGGGGGCGAAGGGGCTGTCGTACAACAACTACAACGACGCCGACGGCGCGCTCGACCTGGTGAAGGAGTTCGACGAACCGGCCGCGGCGGTCATCAAGCACACCAACCCCGCCGGCTGTGCGACCGCCGACACGCTCGCCGAGGCCTACGACCGCGCGCTCGCGACCGACCCGATGAGCGCCTTCGGCGGCATCGTCGCGCTCAACCGCGAGTGCGACGCCGCCACCGCCGAGGGCATCGTCGACTCGTTCAAGGAGGTCGTCGTCGCGCCGTCGTACACCGAGGAGGCACTCTCGGTCCTCCGCGCGAAGGAGAACCTCCGCGTCCTCGCGGTGGGTGCCCTCGACGACGCCACCGAGCGGTTCGTCGAGAAACACGTCACCGGCGGCCGACTCGTCCAGGAGCGCGACCTCGCGACGGTTTCGGTCGAGGACCTGGAGGTCGTCACCGAGCGCGAACCGACCGCGGAGGAGGTGCGAGCGATGGTCTTCGGCTGGCGGGTCGTCAAGCACGTGAAGTCGAACGGCGTCGTCTTCGCGCGCGACACGGAGACGGTCGGCGTCGGGATGGGGCAGGTCTCGCGCGTCGACGCCGTCCGCCTCGCCGGCATGAAGAGCGAAGAACACGCCGAGGGGAAGGACGCCCAGGGGGCCGTGATGGCGAGCGACGCCTTCTTCCCGTTCCCCGACGGCGTCGAGACGGCCGCCGAGTACGGCGTCGAGGCCGTCGTCCAGCCCGGGGGGTCGGTCAACGACGACGACGTCGTCGCCGCGTGCGACGACCTCGGCATCGCGATGGCGTTCACCGGCCAGCGGTGCTTCAAACACGACTGA
- the purB gene encoding adenylosuccinate lyase: MRTELDAVSPLDGRYASKTAPLVPYAGEAALMRARVRVEVEYLLALADLDVTPLSVPDDDRSGLRALYEAFDADDADLVKRIETEGYGEFPATNHDVKAVEYFVRDAFPEYGPWIHFGLTSEDVNNLAQRLLVRGARAEVLSPALRAVRDDLTALAREYRDLPMLARTHGQPATPTTFGKEMAVYAARVGRAVAAIDGVALRGKLAGASGTYAAHHAAYPDVDWPAFSRSFVASLGFEHVPLATQVNPCDDLAELFDALRRANDVLLDLDRDVWLYVSDRYLGQEAAAGETGSSTMPHKVNPIDFENSEGNLSKANSDLAFLADYVTTSRLQRDLSDSTVKRNVGAAFAHCLIGYEKLLTGLGKVVPNERVMREDLEATPEVIGEAVQTVLRREGHEDAYERVKDLTRGRDVTIEDFRALFSELDVDESVREELRALTPAGYTGVASALVDDLDE, translated from the coding sequence ATGCGAACCGAACTCGACGCCGTCTCGCCGCTGGACGGCCGCTACGCCTCGAAGACGGCCCCGCTCGTCCCCTACGCGGGCGAGGCGGCGCTGATGCGTGCACGCGTGCGAGTCGAGGTCGAGTACCTCCTCGCGCTGGCCGACCTCGACGTCACGCCGCTCTCGGTCCCCGACGACGACCGGTCCGGCCTGCGAGCGCTGTACGAGGCGTTCGACGCGGACGACGCCGACCTCGTCAAGCGCATCGAGACCGAGGGCTACGGCGAGTTCCCGGCGACCAACCACGACGTGAAGGCCGTCGAGTACTTCGTCCGCGACGCGTTTCCGGAGTACGGCCCGTGGATTCACTTCGGGCTGACCAGCGAGGACGTGAACAACCTCGCCCAGCGCCTGCTCGTCCGCGGCGCGAGAGCAGAGGTCCTCTCGCCCGCGTTGCGTGCCGTCCGCGACGACCTCACGGCGCTCGCGCGCGAGTACCGCGACCTCCCGATGCTCGCGCGTACCCACGGGCAGCCGGCGACGCCCACCACCTTCGGCAAGGAGATGGCCGTCTACGCGGCGCGCGTGGGCCGGGCCGTCGCCGCCATCGACGGGGTGGCGCTCCGGGGGAAGCTGGCCGGCGCCTCGGGGACGTACGCGGCCCACCACGCCGCCTACCCCGACGTGGACTGGCCGGCGTTCTCGCGGTCGTTCGTCGCGTCGCTCGGTTTCGAGCACGTCCCGCTGGCGACGCAGGTCAACCCCTGCGACGACCTCGCGGAACTGTTCGACGCCCTTCGACGGGCGAACGACGTCCTGCTCGACCTCGACCGCGACGTGTGGCTCTACGTCAGCGACCGCTACCTCGGACAGGAGGCGGCCGCCGGCGAGACCGGCAGTTCGACGATGCCCCACAAGGTCAACCCCATCGACTTCGAGAACAGCGAGGGGAACCTCTCGAAGGCGAACTCGGACCTCGCGTTCCTCGCCGACTACGTCACCACGTCGCGCCTCCAGCGCGACCTCTCCGACTCGACGGTCAAGCGCAACGTCGGCGCGGCGTTCGCCCACTGCCTCATCGGCTACGAGAAACTGCTGACGGGCCTCGGGAAGGTCGTCCCCAACGAGCGAGTGATGCGCGAGGACCTGGAGGCGACCCCCGAGGTCATCGGCGAAGCGGTCCAGACCGTCCTCCGGCGGGAGGGCCACGAGGACGCCTACGAGCGGGTGAAGGACCTCACTCGCGGACGCGACGTCACCATCGAGGACTTCCGGGCGCTCTTCTCGGAGCTCGACGTGGACGAGTCGGTTCGCGAGGAACTCCGCGCGCTGACGCCGGCCGGCTACACCGGCGTCGCGAGCGCGCTCGTCGACGACCTGGACGAGTAG